In the Terriglobia bacterium genome, one interval contains:
- a CDS encoding dihydroorotate dehydrogenase-like protein — protein sequence MDLRTRYLGMNLRTPLVPSASPLSDTLDNLRRMEDAGASAVVLYSLFEEQLTREREALDYHLTHGTESFAESLTYFPAPEAYRAGPEGYLEKIRKAKKAVGIPIIASLNGSSIGGWVDYAKKIEEAGADALELNVYFIPTDPAQSSAVIEQTYVDILKAVKFVVSIPVALKLSPFFSSMAHMARRFDDAGADALVLFNRFYQPDMDLDNLEIRPNVLLSTPQALRLPLRWVAILYGRIKADLAATSGIHSSDDVLKVLLAGANVAQLCSVLLRHGIEHIREIEKGMIEWMKNHEYESVSQLQGSMSQKNCADPSSFERAQYMQAVIAYKA from the coding sequence ATGGACCTGCGCACTCGATATCTGGGCATGAATCTGCGGACCCCGCTCGTGCCTTCCGCTTCGCCTCTTTCGGACACCCTTGATAATCTCAGGCGCATGGAAGACGCCGGCGCCTCGGCAGTGGTTCTCTATTCCCTGTTTGAAGAGCAGTTGACGCGGGAGCGAGAGGCCCTCGATTACCACCTCACGCACGGAACCGAGAGCTTCGCCGAATCTCTAACCTACTTCCCTGCACCCGAGGCGTATCGCGCAGGCCCGGAGGGTTATCTCGAAAAGATCCGCAAGGCCAAGAAGGCAGTCGGCATCCCGATCATTGCCAGCCTCAACGGCAGTTCGATCGGCGGTTGGGTCGACTATGCCAAGAAGATCGAGGAGGCCGGCGCCGATGCGCTCGAGCTCAATGTCTATTTCATTCCCACCGACCCGGCGCAATCCTCGGCCGTGATCGAACAGACCTATGTAGACATTCTCAAGGCGGTCAAGTTTGTGGTCAGCATCCCCGTGGCGCTCAAGTTGAGCCCGTTTTTCAGCAGCATGGCGCACATGGCCAGGCGCTTCGATGATGCGGGAGCCGATGCCCTGGTTCTTTTCAATCGTTTCTACCAGCCGGACATGGATCTCGACAATCTCGAGATCCGTCCCAATGTGTTGTTGAGCACACCACAGGCGCTCCGCCTGCCGCTGCGCTGGGTTGCCATCCTGTACGGCCGGATCAAGGCCGATCTCGCGGCTACCAGCGGAATCCACAGTTCCGATGATGTCCTGAAGGTCCTGCTGGCGGGAGCAAATGTCGCCCAGCTTTGCTCCGTGCTGCTGCGTCACGGCATCGAACATATCCGCGAGATCGAGAAAGGCATGATCGAGTGGATGAAGAATCACGAATACGAATCGGTGAGCCAGCTGCAGGGCAGCATGAGCCAGAAGAATTGTGCCGACCCCTCGTCGTTCGAGCGCGCCCAATACATGCAGGCCGTCATAGCGTATAAAGCCTGA
- the hemG gene encoding protoporphyrinogen oxidase, protein MIPNPTTATQPATSAATPRLEGLIVGGGISGLSLAHWLGLADRPGGWELWEATERLGGTIGTDRVAGYSIDWGPNGFLDREPLTLQLIEEVGLSEALEPADDSSQKRFIVKHGRLHPVPLSPGAILGTGLLSPRDKVRIFMEPFIAARRDDSDESVFDFAARRIGRGAAESFIDPMVAGIFGGLARELSLPACFPIMREMEQRYGGLVRALLARQFKRRPGGRDGAVRKSSGPAGPGGRLTSFRGGLDILVTRLHERLQAIISINRPAVRIAWSDGMWEVTDQAGRRVRTRNLICACPTFAATQMFEDTDPELSAALRTIRYAPIVVVATGHRREDIAHALDGFGFLIPRSEGLRTLGSIWTSSIFANRAPAGYVQFRSMLGGAGDPDALKLSDEELWRTLRSELGALVGIGSDPAFMRVYRWERAIPQFTLGHIGRRARLEELTRQRPGLHLVGNAFYGVGLNDCVKMAHRIAQEILTPDS, encoded by the coding sequence ATGATCCCGAACCCGACAACTGCCACTCAACCGGCGACCTCGGCGGCGACGCCGCGGTTGGAGGGATTGATTGTCGGTGGCGGGATTTCCGGACTCTCGCTCGCGCATTGGCTGGGTTTGGCCGATCGTCCCGGCGGATGGGAGCTCTGGGAGGCCACCGAAAGACTGGGCGGCACGATCGGCACGGACCGTGTCGCCGGCTATTCGATCGACTGGGGGCCGAACGGCTTTCTCGATCGCGAGCCGCTGACCCTGCAGCTGATCGAAGAGGTGGGTCTCTCGGAAGCACTGGAACCGGCCGACGACAGCAGCCAGAAACGCTTTATCGTCAAGCATGGGCGCCTGCATCCGGTGCCGCTTTCTCCGGGAGCAATTCTAGGCACCGGTCTGCTGAGCCCGCGTGACAAGGTGCGCATCTTCATGGAGCCCTTCATCGCAGCGCGCCGCGACGACAGCGACGAGTCGGTCTTCGACTTCGCGGCCCGCCGCATCGGCCGCGGTGCTGCCGAATCCTTCATTGATCCTATGGTCGCCGGAATCTTCGGCGGGCTGGCGCGCGAGCTGTCTCTTCCGGCCTGCTTCCCGATCATGCGGGAAATGGAACAGCGCTATGGCGGGCTGGTGCGGGCACTCCTGGCGCGCCAGTTCAAGCGGCGCCCGGGAGGCCGAGATGGGGCAGTAAGAAAATCGAGCGGGCCCGCGGGACCGGGTGGACGCCTCACTTCGTTCCGCGGCGGCTTGGATATTCTGGTCACACGACTGCACGAGCGCCTGCAGGCGATAATCAGCATCAACCGGCCGGCCGTGCGCATCGCCTGGAGCGATGGTATGTGGGAAGTTACGGATCAGGCAGGACGCCGGGTTCGCACCAGGAATCTGATCTGTGCCTGCCCGACTTTCGCCGCGACGCAGATGTTCGAAGATACCGATCCGGAGCTGTCGGCCGCACTCCGGACCATTCGTTACGCGCCCATCGTTGTGGTGGCCACGGGACACCGGCGCGAAGACATCGCGCACGCGCTTGACGGCTTCGGCTTCCTGATACCCCGCTCTGAGGGACTGCGCACGCTCGGCTCCATCTGGACCTCGTCGATTTTTGCCAACCGTGCCCCGGCAGGATATGTCCAGTTCCGATCCATGTTGGGCGGTGCCGGGGATCCCGATGCGCTCAAGCTTTCGGACGAAGAACTCTGGCGCACTCTGCGCAGTGAGTTGGGAGCCCTGGTGGGAATCGGGAGTGACCCGGCTTTTATGCGCGTCTATCGCTGGGAGCGCGCTATCCCGCAATTCACCCTCGGGCACATCGGGCGCCGCGCACGTCTTGAGGAACTGACCCGGCAACGCCCGGGTCTCCATCTCGTCGGCAACGCCTTCTACGGCGTCGGGCTCAACGACTGCGTGAAGATGGCCCACCGCATCGCCCAAGAGATTCTGACTCCCGACTCCTGA
- a CDS encoding ATP-binding protein, whose product MIPRLLTARLREMIGRFPAVALLGPRQAGKTTLARALADDLAEKAVYLDLELPSERAKLSDAELYLSAHENQLVILDEIHRAPGIFQVLRGVIDRRRREGIRAGEFLLLGSASMDLLKQSSESLAGRIAYLELTPFTVREIETLGTNAVERLWVRGGFPDSYLAPDDSGSFDWRLAFIQTYLERDIPALGPRVPAETLHRFWQMLAHSQGQLLNAARLAAGLGVSGQTVARYLDILVDLLLVRRLQPWTPNLSKRLVRSPKVYVRDSGIVHALLGMPVHEQLLGHPVVGPSWEGFVIENLISAAPAGANIWFYRTSAGAEIDLLLDLGPNKLWAVEVKRSLSRPHPTRGFHLACEDVKVTRRLVVYPGEEQYCIDPLTEVVSLPALLKAGFE is encoded by the coding sequence ATGATACCACGTCTACTGACAGCGCGGCTTCGGGAGATGATTGGCCGGTTTCCGGCGGTGGCTTTGCTTGGGCCGCGCCAGGCCGGCAAAACTACCCTGGCGAGGGCGCTCGCGGACGATCTCGCCGAAAAGGCCGTCTACCTGGATCTGGAGCTTCCCTCGGAACGAGCCAAACTTTCCGACGCTGAACTCTACCTTTCCGCCCATGAGAATCAGCTGGTAATTCTCGACGAAATCCATCGTGCGCCGGGGATCTTTCAGGTCTTGCGGGGTGTTATTGATCGGCGACGTCGCGAAGGGATTCGGGCAGGCGAGTTCCTGCTTCTCGGTTCAGCGTCCATGGATCTGCTCAAGCAATCGTCGGAGAGTCTGGCCGGGAGAATTGCCTATCTGGAACTTACGCCGTTTACGGTGAGAGAAATCGAAACTCTTGGCACGAATGCAGTGGAACGGCTTTGGGTGCGCGGTGGGTTCCCGGACAGCTACCTGGCGCCGGATGATTCCGGCAGCTTTGATTGGCGGCTTGCGTTCATTCAGACTTATCTTGAACGCGACATTCCGGCTCTGGGGCCTCGTGTGCCGGCGGAGACCCTTCATCGCTTCTGGCAGATGCTGGCGCATAGTCAAGGCCAATTGCTCAACGCCGCGCGCCTCGCTGCCGGCCTTGGAGTCAGCGGCCAGACCGTTGCACGGTATCTCGACATCCTGGTAGATCTCCTGCTTGTGAGGCGATTGCAGCCCTGGACCCCCAACCTCTCGAAGCGCCTCGTGCGCTCGCCAAAGGTTTATGTGCGCGACAGCGGAATCGTTCATGCGCTTCTTGGGATGCCGGTGCACGAGCAATTGCTCGGCCACCCGGTTGTTGGTCCAAGCTGGGAAGGTTTCGTGATCGAGAATCTTATCTCGGCAGCGCCCGCGGGGGCGAATATTTGGTTCTATCGCACATCTGCTGGAGCTGAGATCGATCTGCTATTGGACCTCGGGCCGAACAAGTTGTGGGCCGTAGAAGTAAAACGATCGCTCAGCCGCCCGCATCCAACCAGGGGCTTCCATTTGGCCTGCGAGGACGTGAAGGTGACCCGTCGCCTGGTCGTGTATCCCGGGGAAGAGCAATATTGTATCGATCCCTTAACAGAGGTTGTGTCCTTGCCCGCCTTGCTGAAAGCTGGTTTCGAGTAA